From Solanum stenotomum isolate F172 chromosome 2, ASM1918654v1, whole genome shotgun sequence:
CTCAAAGAAAATTGAATATGGGTTGGGATGGCGTTCTGTGAATGTCAGTTCAAAAAgtttttttggtattttctaacttttgaaattaaaatttcaaaactgTGTCTCGTCTCAAGGATGACACGACTTATTATTTCTGAAAATTTATTGGAGGAGGAGGAACATGGgagatatttcaaatttagaagTCTTAGTGAAACAACAAGGGTGCTGCATCTAATTCTGAGTTGACCACCAGCTTCCTTACCTTTCTCCTTTACCTTTTTGTTTTTCTGGGAAAAAATTTGGCGGGGATATGAGAATCAGTCAGATTTATAGTGATATTACATCTATAAATTTACACTCCCCACCTCAGTATCTTTGGACGTTTGTTCTTTCACCATACTTCATGGATCACTTTGATAATATGATAAATGGATGTCTCACATCCATGTTTGGTAAGCTTGACCATCTTCTACCAAAATGCTTGATTTGTTCATTCATTCAACTAAGTGCATACTGCATAGAACACCCTTTTCACTCCAGCCCTCATATATGGACAATATAAGAGATAAAAAGGTACTTATAGGATTCTTCCTAGGCCGAACTTGGTCAAATACCACAACCTCTCCCTCTTTATTCCTCATCTTTAACTGAATCTAGAACATACAAATGAAAGGTTGAACTTTTAGAGAGTTGCTGAAACATAAACGTTCCTACTTCAAATAGTTGTGAAATTAATTGAAAGTACAATTTCAGTATGTTGTTACTATTTTCAGAAAGTGACTAGAGTACTATTAGTTACAGGTTGAACTTTAGGTACTTATCATTGTTAGGCAAGAGCTTCCATGAACAGGCTTCTAGAAAGGATTTCTAGTTAAGatacaaaatttgaatatgaaggTTAAGGCCacaacctttttaaaaaaactgatTTTAGTAGTAATACAGTTGAAAACCTGAAGTATATTAACGAGAGGAGCGAGGATGGTTATTTTGTCCGTATTATAGAAGGAAATTGGGTATAAATATGGTCAAACTCTCATTCTAAGCACATGAGACTCATTGTTGAATTGGTAGGAAAATGTGATAGTTTCACTTCATTTCTAGACTCTTAAGTAGGTTGCTTATTTATTTATCACCAAAGAATAGAGGATATTTTCCATGTATAACATCTATTACCAGTTCCTTACGGCTTACACTTAATGATGGTTATATTTATAGGTGTGGGAAAGAGTTGTTTGCTTCTGAGATTCTCAGACGGTTCCTTCACAACAAGTTTCATCACAACTATTGGGTTTGTATCCTTGACTGTCTCTCTCTTCTGGAGCTGCTACTTAGATTGTGTTTCAGACACCGAAGTACATCTTTTCGAATTATTGGATTACTATTTCAGCAGTTAGTTCTTTTTCCTTTGGCAAGACTATCGTTTTAGTCAAATGATGCAGAAATTTGAGGTGTAACTCTGATAATTGAAGAAGTTTTCAAGAAACTGTGAAAAAGTTATACGCCAATGATCTTTGAATTGTAGCAGGAAAAGATTGTGCTggaaaaaaagtagaaaaaatgtGCTCTCTTGTGCAGGATGATAGATGAACTGTCTAGTTTGGGATCATCATTCTTGAAAACTCTAGTAAATTTAAACCTCATTGCACTGATTACTGCCTCGTCTCAACCTTTTTCCCGGCTTTTATTTTCCTCCTTCTCCTTCATATTTACCGGATTGCTCTGCTTTTACAGAATTGATTTTAAGATAAGAACAATTGAACTTGATGGCAAGCGGATTAAGTTACAAATTTGGGATACAGCTGGTCAGGAGCGTTTCCGCACTATCACAACAGGTATATCCAAACCCAGTGAGTCAAGTGTTGTTGGATTGAAATTTTTTCCTGTCCTAGCCTTTTGCAAGGGTGAAAAGAAACAAAGATAACTAGTTCTGGATCTGCAGATGTCCTAGGATGTTAGCTCCTTGCAACGGTGAAATGAAACAAAGACTTTTTTTGTTGTGTAACTTGTGTTCTAAATAAAAAGAGTTTGGAGCGGCTACATGTAATGGCCACATTGATTTGAAGCTTGTCAATGGTTAATGGTTCCTTTTATCAGGGGGATTGAATAACTTGTATATGCACATACTTCTATTTTTCAAAATGTACTTTACCATATAATTGGGAAGTTTCTCGACGATGGGGATTTAATTGATGCCCTTGGGCTACAAAGGCCTGCACCTGTGCAAGCTACTCTCAGCACTTTGAAGTCTTTGGAATAAAATTTCTAGGGGATTGAATTAAAAGGTCTCTTCAAATGTgaaattttctttcattttccatTTGTCTCTCAATCAAGTTTGAATTTGGTTGTTCGCAGCGTATTATCGAGGAGCAATGGGGATTCTGCTGGTGTATGATGTCACGGATGAGTCTTCTTTCAATAGTAAATGCTCTCACTAGCTTGCTTCAATGCTCTTTTTTTTGtaactttgatttttttctcattcattttTTTGCTACCTGCTTATATATGTAGTTCTATCCTTTAGCGTGATTTTTGGCTTTTCTTTTGCTGAGAGATGTGATAATTTTGTTTCCCATTTCGAGCTTTAGCTGGTTTTATGGTCTTAAGTTGCAGTTGCATGACCACCTTTTAAAAATTGCTGTTTGATAACCAGATTCAGCATTTGCGAGAGCAGAtttaatataattgtttaatGTTTAACTGAACCATTCAGACATCAGGAACTGGATTCGCAACATAGAGCAGCATGCTTCTGATAATGTCAACAAGattttggttgggaacaaggcTGATATGGATGAAAGCAAAAGGGTAGgttattatatttatcaaaattgttACCATTGGAATTTCTTGTCCTCACTTCTTTGATCAATTACTTCTTTTCTGACTCACAAGAGTTTCCATTAGATgttattgatattattattcCTTTTTCCTATCTAGGCTGTGCCAACTTCCAAAGGTCAAGCTCTTGCTGATGAATATGGCATTAAGTTCTTTGAAACAGTAAGTCCAATTCTTTCTGATGTAGAAATTGAAAGTTTTTTCGGATGGAGTAAAGTTCGGGTCACTGATAAATGACAATATCTACTGCAGAGTGCAAAGACAAACCTGAATGTGGAAGaagttttcttttcaattggtAAGGATATCAAGCAAAGGCTTTCAGAATCTGATTCCAAGACTGAGGTACACAGATATTTCCTCCGCTTTTCattattcttttgtttcaaTGAACTGGAGTTATTAGGACGTGTCTAATTTTGATCACTTCGTCTTGTATATGAATAATGTTCTCTCTGTTCGTGCAGCCTCAGACAATCAGGATCAACCAATCCGATCAAGCAGGAACTGCCGGTCAAGGTGCCCAGAAGTCGTCTTGCTGTGGTTCGTGAACCGAGTTGGCTACTGTTTTCTTGATTGCACTTGGATGTACAAATTGGTGGAGATGAAAAACTGATCCTTGTGAACTTCATTACCATTTATCTGCCATTGTATGGCAAGTTTGGTGTGTCAAAGGCTTTTTCTACTTTATATTTGGAATATATTTGTCATATACAGCTTAATAGCGTTTGTTTGGTTATTGTTCTTTGTTATCTATGTCCTCTTAGGATTTcatctcctttttcttttaaacaTGAACCTGTTAGCTTTTGCTTTGATGTAGAaggtgaaagaaaaatataatgcTTGAATTCTAGACTAATAATAGCTACGCTTTAGTCCCGAACAAGTTGTTTTGCCTATGTGAATTGTTACTCATACTTTATTTAAGCTCAACTCATATTATCATCGCACCTAGTGTGTGATGACGGCAGCTAGCATTAGCTTGTGACCTTGCTCACATTGCTAGTCTCAAATCTAGATAAAAAGAGGAGAGTTGCAATAAGTTGACAACCATTAGTGTAAAACTTGTCGATTCATAATAAATTGAGACCAATACGTTGCTGTCTAAGGTGATCGGGTCTTTTTACTCTTAATAATAAGATGTTCCAACTTTTAGTTTTGAGAACGAAAAGATTCTATTAAAGAACATTTCTTACTTTAATAGACCTTGTACAATATAACTTGAATTAATCGATCCCCAAAGTGGCACAAAACACCggatagaaaaattaaaatcaaaagtaataataaaaattaaattgaaaataaaataggaaaaaacaaattgaaagagatctatttttttaaaaattataataataaaaataaataaagaaataaagtgtGATGTGCCTTTGACAAGTATTGGTTTCCAGATCACTCTGTGGCTTAACACGCACAGGAAAAGACAATTTACATGGGGcagtttattttgaaaaagatggatattgtataaaaagaaaaattaaattgtttttgactaagcaaaataaatttataataatatataataaaaaataataatcaaaccATAATAAATAAACACCAACACATTACATAAGTCTTCGGTCCCTACCTTTTAACTTAGTGCAAGTAAAAAATTATTCGTATcgagtatttatatttttaatgagTTAGAGTCTATCAAAAATAGTGGTTTtgaccaaaaaattaaatttgcatACGCTTTATCTTTTGTTGGActacacaaaatatattttattcataataattaatatttaaaaaaattataatatttttttctttttaactgtccaaaaattatatttaattaggtgaaatataatattataaattaggAGAGGTGAATAATTTTGCAGGGAATAATGGTGACTGGTGAGGTTCGAGAAGAGATGAGAAAAGTATTGTTAAAATATCAAGTGCTGATTGCTCAACTTTGAACGTGGCTTCGTCCACTCTCTAGAAAGTCATTATATTCGCTCCGCTCAACCCATAAAACTTCTCAACTCTTCAAGGTATTTTTCTCTTTCCATTCATCAATTTCAATGCTGCTCGTAATTTTCTACAATTCAGTTTAAGCTTTGTTCGATTTCAATTTT
This genomic window contains:
- the LOC125854637 gene encoding ras-related protein RABE1c-like, which encodes MAAPPARARADYDYLIKLLLIGDSGVGKSCLLLRFSDGSFTTSFITTIGIDFKIRTIELDGKRIKLQIWDTAGQERFRTITTAYYRGAMGILLVYDVTDESSFNNIRNWIRNIEQHASDNVNKILVGNKADMDESKRAVPTSKGQALADEYGIKFFETSAKTNLNVEEVFFSIGKDIKQRLSESDSKTEPQTIRINQSDQAGTAGQGAQKSSCCGS